Proteins encoded together in one Acholeplasma hippikon window:
- the topA gene encoding type I DNA topoisomerase, producing MSKRVIIVESPAKSKTISSYFDDEVTVLSSVGHIRDLATSGKDGLGVNVENDFEPDYKTISGKTALVNDLKKKTKGKEVFLATDPDREGEAIAWHLAQVLGLDLTEKNRIIFREITKPAIKEAINHPRTIDLNLVNSQETRRILDRIIGFKLSGLLKNKIKSQSAGRVQSVALRLICDLEKEIEAFIPEQYHTIHAYFGDLKADYIIPKDVMIKTDDANKIVETSTNPFIVSSVDEKETKRNPKAPLITSTLQQEAINSLGMTSQRVMSVAQKLYEGIEINGELVGLITYMRTDSDRLSQEFVGPAKHFIETTYGKKYVGTYRTNKSDSAQDAHEAIRPTDINRTPQSVESFLTKDEYKVYKKIYERAVASLMAPAIFNSTKVTLNANGNLYELDGSVLVFDGYLKVLSDLPKNKILPKFELNQELNADKVEAIEKFTTPPARYTEASLIKELESKGIGRPSTYASIINTLKSRDYVEVKEKKFYPTKQGILTVDELKKFFKNIMDVEYTSRMEKRLDQISEGNVSSKELLKTFYTNFIPQLEIAKKDMAKVEAVVTDKICPVCGSKLVIRKSKYGEFYGCSNFPKCKHIEPKL from the coding sequence ATGTCTAAACGTGTAATTATTGTTGAGTCACCTGCGAAAAGTAAAACGATATCAAGTTACTTTGATGATGAAGTGACAGTCTTATCATCAGTTGGCCATATTAGAGATCTTGCAACCTCGGGTAAAGATGGTCTTGGCGTAAACGTTGAGAACGATTTTGAACCGGATTACAAAACAATTTCTGGTAAAACCGCATTAGTAAATGATTTAAAAAAGAAAACAAAAGGTAAAGAAGTATTTCTTGCAACCGACCCCGACCGCGAAGGAGAAGCAATTGCTTGGCACTTAGCACAAGTCTTAGGGTTAGATTTAACTGAGAAGAATAGAATTATCTTCCGTGAAATTACAAAGCCTGCAATTAAAGAGGCGATTAATCACCCAAGAACAATTGATTTGAACTTAGTTAATTCACAAGAAACAAGAAGGATTTTAGACCGTATCATCGGGTTTAAATTATCAGGATTATTAAAAAACAAAATCAAGAGCCAATCAGCAGGACGTGTACAAAGCGTTGCCTTAAGATTAATCTGTGATTTAGAAAAAGAAATTGAAGCATTCATACCTGAACAATACCACACAATTCATGCATATTTTGGTGACTTGAAAGCGGATTATATCATTCCAAAAGATGTAATGATTAAAACAGATGATGCAAATAAAATTGTTGAAACATCTACAAATCCATTCATCGTATCAAGTGTTGATGAAAAAGAAACAAAACGTAATCCTAAAGCACCTTTAATTACATCAACATTACAACAAGAAGCCATTAACTCATTAGGGATGACTTCACAACGTGTGATGAGTGTTGCTCAAAAATTATATGAAGGTATTGAAATTAACGGCGAATTAGTCGGTTTAATTACTTACATGCGTACAGATTCAGACCGTTTAAGTCAAGAGTTTGTAGGACCAGCTAAACACTTTATTGAAACAACTTATGGTAAAAAATATGTAGGTACTTATCGCACCAACAAGAGTGATTCAGCACAAGACGCTCACGAAGCAATTCGTCCAACAGATATCAATCGTACACCACAATCAGTCGAATCATTCTTAACAAAAGATGAATATAAAGTATATAAAAAGATTTATGAAAGAGCAGTTGCCTCATTAATGGCACCAGCTATTTTTAACTCTACAAAAGTAACTTTAAATGCAAATGGCAATTTATATGAGTTAGATGGTAGTGTTTTAGTCTTTGATGGTTACTTAAAAGTATTATCTGATTTACCAAAAAATAAGATCTTACCTAAGTTTGAACTTAATCAAGAATTAAATGCAGATAAAGTTGAAGCAATTGAAAAATTCACAACACCACCTGCAAGATATACAGAAGCAAGTTTAATTAAAGAACTTGAAAGTAAAGGTATTGGTCGTCCAAGTACCTATGCAAGTATTATTAATACCTTAAAGAGCAGAGATTATGTTGAAGTTAAAGAAAAGAAATTCTATCCTACAAAACAAGGTATCTTAACTGTAGATGAATTAAAGAAATTCTTTAAAAATATTATGGATGTTGAATATACTTCACGTATGGAAAAACGCTTAGACCAAATTAGTGAAGGCAATGTATCAAGTAAAGAGTTATTAAAAACCTTCTATACTAACTTCATTCCGCAATTAGAAATCGCTAAAAAAGATATGGCAAAGGTTGAAGCGGTTGTAACAGATAAGATTTGTCCAGTATGTGGTTCTAAGTTAGTCATTAGAAAATCTAAGTACGGTGAGTTCTATGGATGCTCTAATTTCCCGAAATGTAAGCATATTGAACCTAAATTGTAA
- a CDS encoding ribonuclease HII, which translates to MHANLAKEKALWEKGYDIVCGVDEAGRGPLAGPVVAAAVVLPKDFNHPEINDSKQLSKKKREQYKKYIEEHALYIGISIVDNQKIDEINILEASRYAMIEAIYNLGVKIDFALTDCMDIGSIPHESIVHGDAISQSISAASIIAKVTRDELMAKYDEIYPEYDFKNNQGYGTKKHLEALMKYGPTPIHRLSYQPVKNSMVKQLSLFEE; encoded by the coding sequence ATGCACGCCAACTTAGCTAAAGAAAAAGCCCTTTGGGAAAAAGGATATGACATTGTATGTGGTGTAGATGAGGCTGGTAGAGGACCTTTGGCAGGACCAGTAGTTGCTGCTGCGGTCGTTTTACCTAAAGACTTTAATCACCCAGAAATTAACGACTCTAAACAATTAAGTAAGAAAAAACGTGAACAATATAAAAAGTATATTGAAGAACATGCTTTATATATAGGTATTAGTATTGTTGATAATCAAAAGATTGATGAGATTAATATTCTAGAAGCAAGTAGATATGCAATGATTGAAGCCATTTATAATTTAGGTGTGAAAATTGATTTTGCATTAACTGATTGTATGGATATTGGCAGTATTCCTCATGAATCAATCGTTCATGGTGATGCCATTAGCCAATCAATTTCAGCAGCAAGCATTATTGCAAAAGTCACACGTGATGAATTAATGGCTAAATATGATGAGATTTATCCAGAATATGATTTTAAAAATAATCAAGGTTATGGAACGAAAAAACACTTAGAAGCACTCATGAAATATGGACCAACACCAATTCACAGATTAAGTTATCAGCCTGTGAAAAATAGTATGGTCAAACAACTGAGTTTATTTGAAGAGTAA
- the ylqF gene encoding ribosome biogenesis GTPase YlqF, which translates to MFKSLREIKEKIKLMDIVYLLIDARLPYSSMNPEILKIVEHKPTLLLFNKVDLADKRSLERWVNYYEEKGFYTLQINSQNGFNVNKIYSRSKEILKEKIERANAKGMNFKIMRGMILGIPNVGKSTLINQLVNKKVAVVGNKPGVTKSQQWIKVNPDFELLDTPGVLWPKFEDPNVGYALAITGAIKDDTLPIDEVCHYAVDYLKEFYPQRLKERYEIEDAQSLEFVEILDHIGKVRGALSKGGETDYDRVYSILLTDIRSRNLGSLSFDARQLS; encoded by the coding sequence ATGTTTAAGTCCCTTAGGGAAATAAAAGAAAAAATTAAATTAATGGATATTGTGTATCTTTTGATTGATGCACGATTACCGTATAGCTCAATGAATCCAGAGATTTTAAAGATTGTTGAGCATAAGCCTACCTTATTATTATTTAATAAAGTAGACTTAGCAGATAAACGTTCACTAGAACGTTGGGTAAACTATTATGAAGAAAAAGGTTTTTATACTTTACAGATTAATAGTCAAAATGGATTTAATGTAAATAAGATTTATTCAAGAAGTAAGGAAATCTTAAAAGAAAAGATTGAAAGAGCAAATGCTAAAGGCATGAACTTTAAGATTATGCGTGGCATGATTTTAGGAATTCCAAACGTTGGTAAATCAACATTAATCAACCAGTTAGTTAATAAAAAAGTAGCTGTTGTTGGTAATAAACCAGGGGTTACAAAATCTCAACAATGGATTAAAGTCAATCCAGATTTTGAACTACTTGATACACCGGGTGTATTATGGCCGAAGTTTGAAGATCCGAATGTAGGTTATGCACTTGCTATTACAGGTGCAATTAAAGATGATACCTTACCAATTGATGAAGTATGTCATTATGCAGTTGATTATTTAAAAGAGTTTTATCCACAAAGATTAAAAGAACGTTATGAGATTGAAGATGCTCAATCATTAGAATTTGTTGAAATTCTAGATCATATTGGTAAAGTACGTGGTGCCCTATCTAAAGGTGGGGAAACTGACTATGATAGAGTCTATTCAATCTTATTAACAGACATCCGTTCTAGAAATTTAGGAAGTTTAAGTTTCGATGCACGCCAACTTAGCTAA
- a CDS encoding DNA translocase FtsK — protein MKKNKLKQEKVIEEVFHIPQIPKIEGIRGYHKYEKERFVSPLFGADVKDEIHVPFVVHVIGDKVKKYDAFRTKPLMDDERIEKEKGNKYYEFSDSLINKETRKQIFGIDSYEKKETESKVSDFKEEVKPIVEEVKVKPTVDENVLPPWMRPRSVSMEPEESDVKIETHERMKSGVTVKANFLTEDYSEKKIEKIVEKPKVTASYENKYYQLPPVTLLNKTSRNRDEKPQWLLDQIEMINRTFADHAVEGVVANSKKGPTVTRHEISLEPGVPVKRVTGIHDNIMMNLAAKSLRIEAPIPGKPFVGIEVPNFKTDIVSFGNVVDSEDFLNDHDHPLKVALGEDIDGKNIYVDIAKMPHGLIAGATNSGKSVCVNTILISLLLKNKPEDLKLILVDPKMVELTPYNDLPHLITPVITDPKMAATALNWVVEEMENRYRKFANARARDLKSYNENVKKGFVDDEKMPYIVIVIDELADLMMVSANDVEDAIQRITQKARAAGIHLLVATQRPTVDVVRGTIKSNIPTRIAFRVASFTDSTTILDGAGAEQLLGRGDMLLKEAERPIRLQGAFISDHEIDGVIDFIKNQQGPQYLLRHEDLKNKVESKEVINDDLFKDVAYYVVEEGNCSINGITKQFGLGFNRAQRIVTLLEQYGIVSETQGTKAREVLVTYHELENILKEAGII, from the coding sequence TTGAAGAAAAATAAATTAAAGCAAGAAAAAGTAATCGAAGAAGTTTTCCATATTCCTCAAATCCCTAAAATTGAAGGCATTAGAGGTTATCATAAATATGAAAAAGAACGTTTCGTCTCTCCTTTATTTGGCGCGGATGTTAAAGATGAAATCCACGTTCCTTTTGTTGTGCATGTGATTGGAGATAAAGTTAAAAAATATGATGCCTTTAGAACGAAGCCACTTATGGATGATGAAAGAATTGAAAAAGAAAAAGGTAATAAATATTACGAATTTAGTGATTCTTTAATTAATAAAGAAACTAGAAAACAAATCTTTGGCATTGATTCTTACGAAAAGAAAGAAACAGAGTCTAAGGTAAGTGACTTTAAAGAAGAAGTTAAACCTATTGTTGAGGAAGTGAAAGTTAAACCAACAGTGGATGAAAATGTTTTACCACCATGGATGAGACCACGAAGTGTTTCAATGGAACCAGAAGAATCTGATGTAAAGATTGAAACACATGAACGTATGAAGTCCGGTGTTACTGTAAAAGCTAACTTCTTAACAGAAGACTATAGTGAAAAGAAAATTGAAAAGATAGTTGAAAAACCAAAAGTTACAGCATCATATGAAAATAAGTATTATCAATTACCTCCAGTAACTTTATTAAATAAAACCTCTCGTAACAGAGATGAAAAACCACAATGGCTACTTGATCAAATTGAAATGATTAATAGAACATTCGCTGACCACGCTGTTGAAGGCGTTGTTGCAAACTCTAAAAAAGGACCAACAGTTACACGTCATGAAATTTCGTTAGAGCCAGGAGTACCCGTTAAACGTGTAACAGGTATTCATGACAATATCATGATGAACTTAGCTGCGAAGTCACTGCGTATTGAAGCACCAATTCCAGGTAAACCATTTGTTGGTATTGAAGTACCAAACTTCAAGACGGATATTGTTTCGTTTGGTAATGTAGTTGATTCTGAAGACTTCTTAAATGATCATGACCATCCATTAAAAGTTGCCTTAGGTGAAGACATTGATGGTAAAAACATTTATGTCGATATTGCAAAAATGCCACATGGATTAATTGCTGGTGCTACAAACTCTGGTAAATCTGTGTGTGTGAATACCATCTTAATTTCTTTATTACTAAAGAATAAACCAGAAGACTTAAAATTAATTTTAGTTGACCCTAAGATGGTTGAACTTACACCATATAATGATTTACCACACTTAATCACACCAGTGATTACAGACCCTAAAATGGCAGCGACTGCCTTAAATTGGGTTGTTGAAGAAATGGAAAACCGTTATAGAAAATTCGCAAATGCGCGTGCAAGGGATTTAAAATCATATAATGAAAATGTTAAAAAAGGTTTTGTTGATGATGAAAAAATGCCTTATATTGTGATTGTTATTGATGAGTTGGCTGACCTTATGATGGTTTCAGCAAATGATGTTGAAGATGCAATTCAAAGAATTACACAAAAAGCGCGTGCAGCTGGTATCCATTTATTAGTTGCAACACAAAGACCAACGGTTGATGTTGTTCGCGGTACGATTAAGTCAAATATTCCAACACGTATTGCATTTAGAGTCGCATCATTCACAGACTCAACAACGATTTTAGATGGTGCTGGAGCAGAACAACTTTTAGGTCGAGGGGACATGCTATTAAAAGAAGCAGAACGTCCAATTCGCTTACAAGGTGCATTTATCTCAGATCATGAAATTGATGGTGTGATTGATTTTATTAAGAATCAACAAGGTCCACAATATCTTCTTCGTCATGAAGACTTAAAAAATAAAGTGGAATCAAAAGAAGTAATTAATGACGACTTATTTAAGGATGTTGCTTATTATGTCGTTGAGGAAGGTAACTGTTCAATCAATGGTATTACTAAACAATTTGGTTTAGGTTTTAACCGTGCACAAAGAATTGTTACTTTATTAGAACAATATGGTATTGTTTCAGAAACACAAGGAACAAAAGCTCGTGAAGTTTTAGTTACATACCATGAATTAGAAAATATATTAAAAGAAGCAGGGATTATTTGA
- a CDS encoding Cof-type HAD-IIB family hydrolase has product MEKHLIALDLDGTLLNSNSEISNFTKSVLERLQSLGHFVCISTGRPYHSSIQYYKELNLDSPLITDNGGNIREPNNPNFKTFVDGIPLEAAHDLFNFTKDHLVSAFYSYDEYVYAYKYLDRLHKIFMGSEKAKLVHADFDKLSHTPTGMIYLVDVSFKEQFESYINTVLFDTCNYRVWGQDSKHVIYEIYKKGTSKLSGIKWCCDYYDINFKNTIAFGDGLNDIELIEGVALGVAMPNGVDEVKKVAKRIASFDNDHDGVAKFLIEYFNL; this is encoded by the coding sequence ATGGAAAAACATTTAATCGCCTTAGATTTAGATGGGACACTATTAAATAGTAACTCAGAAATTTCTAATTTTACAAAATCAGTTTTAGAAAGGCTTCAGTCATTAGGGCACTTTGTGTGTATTTCTACTGGTCGCCCCTACCACTCAAGTATTCAATACTATAAAGAATTAAATTTAGATAGTCCTCTGATTACAGATAATGGTGGCAATATAAGAGAACCCAATAACCCCAATTTTAAAACTTTTGTTGATGGTATCCCACTAGAAGCTGCACATGACTTATTTAATTTTACAAAAGATCATCTTGTATCAGCATTTTATAGTTATGATGAATACGTTTATGCTTATAAATATTTAGATCGATTACATAAAATTTTCATGGGTAGTGAAAAAGCTAAATTAGTACATGCAGACTTTGATAAGTTATCTCATACACCAACAGGTATGATTTACTTAGTTGATGTAAGTTTTAAAGAACAATTTGAAAGCTATATTAATACGGTTTTATTTGATACATGCAATTACCGCGTTTGGGGACAAGACTCAAAACATGTAATTTATGAAATCTATAAAAAGGGTACATCTAAACTATCTGGTATTAAATGGTGCTGTGATTATTATGACATTAATTTTAAAAACACAATCGCATTTGGTGACGGCTTAAATGACATTGAATTGATTGAAGGCGTCGCGTTAGGGGTTGCGATGCCAAATGGCGTTGATGAAGTTAAAAAAGTCGCTAAACGCATTGCATCGTTTGATAACGATCATGATGGGGTAGCAAAATTCTTAATCGAATACTTTAACTTATAA
- a CDS encoding helix-turn-helix domain-containing protein — MGRPKGVKNKTESRYWSKEAKYEYVKLVLSGEYSAIELGRKNNVSYGMISNWIRKYNEGGIEALENKRKPGNPLTKFSRKKKLSELEQLQYENMKLRIENERLKKGYTTEEVMEIKLKRQSKVNTKS; from the coding sequence ATGGGAAGACCTAAAGGTGTTAAGAATAAAACTGAATCACGTTACTGGAGTAAAGAAGCAAAATATGAATATGTTAAGCTGGTTCTATCGGGTGAATATAGTGCCATAGAACTAGGAAGAAAAAATAATGTATCTTATGGAATGATATCAAACTGGATTAGAAAATATAATGAAGGTGGAATAGAGGCATTAGAGAATAAAAGAAAACCAGGAAATCCACTAACTAAATTCAGTCGTAAGAAAAAACTCTCAGAATTAGAACAACTTCAATATGAAAATATGAAATTAAGAATAGAGAATGAACGTTTAAAAAAAGGATACACAACCGAGGAGGTGATGGAAATAAAATTAAAAAGACAATCCAAAGTGAATACGAAATCATAG
- a CDS encoding integrase core domain-containing protein codes for MNIESLCLYMSVSRSGYYKWVKRKGIINRYQANRLWLIEEIKETYVKHKIWGYKHRASYIRNKTNRYFSDLLCHKCCKLLGIRSKARIKRHKAGKEHEIYPNLLHDFDASRPFEKVCTDTTILTHKSGKYDWNLYIDLFDNTIIAYDIRRSNYGLSPINHYNAAKNFIDEKEKRGYMNLDTIVHSDQGAIYTSRGFNSLFNHTIKRSMSRIATPTDNPIVESLNGWIKDELKYEYDFYHSDKPLEIIKKYVAYFNNERLAYSLKYKTPIQYRTELGFR; via the coding sequence ATGAATATTGAAAGCTTATGTCTATATATGAGTGTATCGCGTTCTGGATATTATAAATGGGTAAAAAGAAAAGGTATCATAAACAGATACCAAGCAAATAGATTATGGTTAATAGAAGAAATTAAAGAAACTTATGTTAAACATAAGATATGGGGATATAAACATAGAGCATCGTATATTAGAAATAAAACAAATCGATACTTTTCAGATCTTTTATGTCATAAGTGTTGTAAGTTATTAGGTATTCGTTCAAAAGCAAGAATAAAGCGACACAAGGCTGGAAAAGAACATGAGATTTATCCAAATTTACTACATGACTTTGATGCAAGTCGTCCATTTGAGAAAGTATGTACAGATACAACAATACTCACTCATAAAAGTGGTAAATATGACTGGAATCTATATATTGATTTATTCGATAATACAATTATAGCCTACGATATAAGACGCAGTAATTATGGTTTAAGTCCAATAAATCATTATAATGCTGCAAAAAACTTTATAGATGAAAAAGAAAAAAGAGGATATATGAACCTTGACACGATTGTGCACTCTGATCAAGGAGCAATATATACCTCAAGAGGCTTCAACTCTTTATTTAATCATACCATAAAAAGATCAATGTCGAGAATAGCAACCCCTACAGATAATCCAATTGTTGAATCACTTAATGGTTGGATTAAAGACGAACTTAAATATGAGTATGATTTTTATCATAGTGATAAACCATTAGAAATTATTAAAAAGTATGTAGCATATTTTAATAATGAAAGACTCGCATACTCATTAAAATATAAAACCCCAATACAGTATAGAACTGAATTAGGGTTTAGATAA
- a CDS encoding regulatory protein RecX, whose translation MKIIEIKKLKKNYQITFDNFFKLIVDEDTVVKYRLVPNKEISDISIFEKEMELNKLYDKAVRYASYGKSENQMIKYLNEQGMDNTYEFIKRLKKDHLINDYQMINSLKRKGYSYLKLQEKLHYYDFDSDLIENALSSYDESKALDKEFAIGLKKYSKEQSYQKKQEKLYRYLISKGFNEEKVRSRMNILD comes from the coding sequence ATGAAAATAATAGAAATTAAAAAACTAAAGAAGAACTATCAAATTACTTTTGATAATTTTTTCAAATTAATTGTAGATGAAGATACAGTTGTAAAGTATCGTTTAGTCCCAAATAAAGAAATTAGTGATATATCAATCTTTGAAAAAGAAATGGAATTAAACAAACTTTATGATAAGGCTGTACGTTATGCATCTTATGGTAAATCAGAAAATCAAATGATTAAGTACTTAAATGAACAAGGTATGGACAATACCTATGAATTCATCAAACGCTTAAAAAAAGATCATTTAATTAATGATTACCAAATGATTAATAGTCTAAAACGTAAAGGGTATAGTTATTTAAAACTACAAGAAAAATTACATTACTATGACTTTGATAGTGATTTAATTGAAAATGCTTTATCAAGTTATGATGAATCAAAAGCACTAGATAAAGAGTTTGCGATTGGATTAAAAAAATATAGTAAAGAACAAAGTTACCAAAAGAAACAAGAAAAGTTATATCGTTATTTAATTTCTAAAGGTTTTAATGAAGAAAAAGTTAGAAGCAGAATGAATATATTAGATTAA
- a CDS encoding YitT family protein, protein MNKKKLVAYMLITLGVLIINLGFYFFLQPLNLIIGGMMGVVLLIESFIPLTVGTAYLILNVLSLIIGLIFLGKDFFMKTAYATILGPIIVSAMELLEIPDLLVMNQIDTHYQLLVGAIAGGVLVGLGLAIVLRTGATTGGMDVYQKLIHKYLRLPFTVTMYFTDGLIILLGMALNLQSGLFAILSMLMMTLMIEKISVIGRSAFAILIITDFAEEIKDRIFKDIDRGITRAKVTGGYSNKEKEMVITTVTRQELYELKDIILDVDPGAFTLILNTKEVLGLGFHRDEIS, encoded by the coding sequence ATGAATAAGAAAAAGCTAGTAGCCTACATGTTAATCACACTGGGTGTACTGATTATTAATCTTGGTTTTTATTTCTTCTTACAACCACTCAATTTAATTATTGGTGGGATGATGGGGGTTGTTTTACTCATCGAATCTTTCATACCTTTAACTGTAGGGACAGCTTATTTAATTTTAAACGTCCTATCTTTAATCATTGGATTAATCTTCTTGGGTAAGGATTTCTTTATGAAAACAGCTTACGCAACAATTTTAGGACCAATCATCGTTTCAGCCATGGAGTTACTTGAAATTCCTGACTTACTCGTCATGAATCAAATCGATACACATTACCAACTTTTAGTTGGGGCAATCGCTGGTGGTGTTTTAGTTGGATTGGGATTAGCCATTGTATTACGTACAGGTGCAACAACTGGTGGTATGGATGTTTATCAAAAATTAATTCATAAATACTTACGACTTCCATTTACAGTCACTATGTATTTCACAGATGGACTCATTATTTTATTAGGTATGGCACTTAATCTACAAAGTGGATTATTTGCAATCCTATCGATGTTAATGATGACCCTGATGATTGAAAAGATTTCAGTTATTGGAAGAAGTGCATTTGCAATTTTAATAATTACCGATTTTGCAGAAGAAATAAAGGATCGTATCTTTAAAGATATTGACCGAGGTATTACACGTGCTAAAGTAACTGGTGGATATTCAAATAAAGAAAAAGAAATGGTTATTACAACAGTTACACGCCAAGAGCTATACGAATTAAAAGATATTATTTTAGATGTAGACCCAGGTGCTTTCACACTGATTTTAAACACAAAAGAAGTGCTAGGACTTGGATTCCATAGAGATGAAATTTCATGA
- the prfB gene encoding peptide chain release factor 2, with translation MERYEVNRTIESFETSLNDLEKALNFDALNERLHVLGEEMANPNFWNDTKKAKKLTQEANQLTAKKQTYQSLKNQFKDIKVWFLEAEEGTETWEILEAEIKDLTHKLGDFEVEILLNEPYDENNAILELHPGAGGTESMDWCSMLMRMYQRYAQLRGFKVEILDYLPGEEAGVKSVTMRISGPYAYGYLKAERGVHRLVRISPFDSNKRRHTSFVSCDVAPEFSDDVEIEIKDEDLRIDTFQSSGAGGQSVNTTYSAVRLTHIPTGIVISMQNERSQLKNREAAMNILKSKLMQRELEAKQNEINALKGEKSDIGWGNQIRSYVFQPYQLVKDHRTNYEVGNIQSVMDGDIDGFINAYLKGKSYE, from the coding sequence ATGGAAAGATATGAAGTAAATAGAACAATTGAAAGCTTTGAGACTAGCCTTAATGACTTAGAAAAAGCACTTAACTTTGACGCTCTAAATGAGCGTCTTCATGTGTTAGGTGAAGAAATGGCGAATCCAAACTTTTGGAATGACACAAAAAAAGCGAAAAAATTAACTCAAGAAGCTAACCAATTAACAGCAAAAAAACAAACTTATCAAAGTTTAAAAAATCAATTTAAAGACATTAAAGTATGGTTTTTAGAAGCTGAAGAAGGTACGGAAACTTGGGAAATTTTAGAAGCGGAAATTAAAGATTTAACGCATAAATTAGGAGATTTTGAAGTAGAAATTCTACTAAATGAACCTTATGATGAAAATAATGCAATCTTAGAATTACATCCAGGAGCAGGTGGTACAGAGTCTATGGACTGGTGTAGCATGCTCATGAGAATGTATCAACGTTATGCTCAATTAAGAGGATTTAAAGTGGAAATTCTAGATTATCTTCCAGGTGAAGAAGCTGGGGTTAAATCTGTAACCATGCGCATCAGCGGTCCATATGCATATGGATATTTAAAAGCAGAACGTGGGGTACATCGTTTGGTCCGTATTTCTCCATTCGACTCGAATAAGCGTCGCCATACATCGTTTGTTTCATGCGATGTGGCACCAGAGTTCAGTGATGATGTAGAAATTGAAATTAAAGACGAAGATTTAAGAATTGATACCTTCCAATCAAGTGGAGCGGGTGGACAATCAGTTAATACAACTTATTCAGCGGTTCGTTTAACGCATATACCTACAGGTATTGTGATTAGTATGCAAAACGAACGCAGCCAATTAAAAAATAGAGAAGCTGCGATGAATATCTTAAAATCTAAGTTAATGCAAAGAGAATTAGAAGCAAAACAAAATGAAATTAATGCCTTAAAAGGTGAAAAATCAGATATTGGTTGGGGTAATCAAATTAGATCATATGTCTTCCAACCATATCAACTTGTCAAAGACCATCGTACAAACTACGAAGTAGGTAATATCCAATCTGTCATGGATGGAGATATCGATGGCTTTATTAATGCATATTTAAAAGGAAAGAGTTATGAATAA